One stretch of Muribaculum intestinale DNA includes these proteins:
- a CDS encoding helix-turn-helix transcriptional regulator produces the protein MNQLQKYTWLIDTIRRAGKISHKDLSDRWSRNKDFSDGQGLHRATFNRWRDAIYEQFSIMIDCQKVGGYLYYISNPEDIDEDKLKKWMLDSFAVGNIIGENLSLKGRILVDEIPSGRDHLTTILEAMKENRVVNISYRPFKKEHSYSFPIEPYCVKLFDNRWYVLGHNNRDEIKIYGLDRMENVEPTETLFKLPKDFDATEYFATKFGVVIGYDVKPVRIVIRANEDHKHYLKSLPLHHSQRLIEDYGEYADFELYLSPTYDFIMKLLHVGAMIEVVSPTSLRKKMKGWISDMYELYKND, from the coding sequence ATGAACCAACTGCAAAAATACACTTGGCTGATTGATACAATCCGACGTGCCGGGAAGATTTCGCATAAGGATCTTTCCGACCGCTGGTCGCGAAACAAAGATTTCAGTGACGGACAAGGACTTCATCGTGCCACATTCAACCGTTGGCGCGATGCAATCTATGAGCAGTTCAGCATTATGATTGACTGTCAGAAAGTTGGTGGTTATCTTTACTATATCTCTAATCCGGAGGATATTGACGAGGATAAGCTCAAAAAGTGGATGCTTGATTCATTTGCCGTCGGTAATATTATTGGTGAGAACCTTTCACTGAAAGGCCGTATATTGGTTGACGAAATTCCTTCCGGGCGTGACCACCTTACCACCATCTTGGAAGCGATGAAAGAGAACCGGGTCGTGAATATCTCATACCGTCCGTTCAAGAAGGAGCATAGTTACAGCTTTCCCATTGAGCCGTATTGTGTGAAACTGTTTGATAACCGTTGGTATGTGCTCGGTCACAACAACCGTGATGAAATAAAGATTTACGGTCTTGACCGTATGGAGAACGTAGAACCAACAGAAACACTCTTCAAGTTACCAAAAGATTTTGATGCGACAGAGTATTTCGCAACTAAATTCGGTGTAGTTATCGGCTACGATGTCAAGCCAGTGAGAATAGTTATTCGTGCCAACGAAGACCATAAACATTACCTTAAATCACTACCTCTACATCATAGTCAGCGACTTATTGAGGACTACGGCGAATATGCTGATTTTGAGTTGTATCTATCGCCAACATATGACTTCATAATGAAGTTGCTCCATGTCGGTGCAATGATTGAAGTCGTAAGTCCGACATCACTCCGTAAAAAGATGAAAGGCTGGATTTCGGATATGTACGAACTTTATAAGAACGACTAA
- a CDS encoding acyloxyacyl hydrolase: protein MNRYINVRAVAIAVMMMMTAALHVVAQSPAAGDTCRRNGVSSELSIAATPSLVLRSNPFLRGNNRMGKPVSSSFSGRLQYAMRFAPDSEYGRLYPYAWQGIGLGVTSFSASGVLGSPVALYVLQGSRIASVTQRLAVDYEWNFGASFGWKHSSSTDAADRLLYGVGSSVNAYIGLAFMLSYEATPRLTLRFGPEIAHYSNGNTSLPNPGVNRVGLRLSATYRLHGIRPRSLSADWSGFRPGMSYDITLWGAWRKWGYSPSVNEPYTGSGALEVPGRWLVGGLSFNPLYRFNPVVAAGAAVDLLYDDGANLSAHFEPSSPFDSPRFYRQPLSERIMGGVSLRVEISMPIFSVNIGIGHSVYAPTPRRHDTVYYPSDDDRLSAVKSDLRGFYQMFNLKTRLYHGLYLNTGYRLVDFSKSGNLMLGLGYTWR from the coding sequence TTGAATAGATATATTAATGTACGCGCTGTGGCTATTGCCGTCATGATGATGATGACGGCGGCGCTGCATGTTGTGGCACAGAGTCCTGCAGCCGGCGATACATGCCGTCGCAATGGCGTGTCGAGCGAGTTGTCGATAGCCGCGACACCATCACTGGTGCTCCGCTCCAATCCTTTTCTGCGTGGGAATAACCGGATGGGGAAGCCGGTGTCATCGTCATTCTCGGGGCGTCTGCAGTATGCCATGCGTTTTGCGCCGGATTCGGAGTACGGACGTCTGTACCCCTACGCATGGCAGGGTATCGGGCTTGGCGTCACATCATTTTCGGCTTCCGGGGTGCTTGGCTCGCCGGTGGCCTTGTATGTGCTGCAGGGGAGCCGTATCGCTTCGGTAACACAGCGTCTGGCCGTCGACTACGAATGGAATTTCGGAGCATCCTTCGGCTGGAAGCATTCGTCGTCGACCGATGCGGCCGACCGTCTGCTCTACGGTGTCGGTTCGTCGGTCAATGCCTATATCGGTCTGGCGTTCATGCTGTCGTATGAGGCTACACCCAGGCTCACATTGCGCTTTGGTCCCGAGATAGCCCATTATTCCAATGGCAATACCTCACTGCCAAATCCGGGTGTCAATCGTGTGGGATTACGCCTGTCGGCCACATATCGCCTGCATGGTATCAGGCCTCGCAGTCTTTCGGCCGACTGGAGCGGATTCCGCCCGGGCATGTCATACGACATCACTTTGTGGGGCGCATGGCGCAAATGGGGCTACAGTCCCTCGGTCAACGAACCGTATACCGGCTCGGGAGCGCTTGAGGTGCCGGGACGCTGGCTTGTAGGAGGGTTGAGTTTTAATCCGCTCTACCGTTTCAATCCGGTGGTGGCGGCCGGTGCCGCTGTCGACCTTCTGTATGACGACGGAGCCAATCTGTCGGCCCATTTCGAGCCATCCTCGCCATTTGATTCGCCACGCTTTTACCGCCAGCCGCTAAGTGAGCGTATCATGGGTGGAGTGTCGCTGCGTGTAGAGATTTCCATGCCCATATTTTCGGTCAACATAGGCATCGGCCACAGTGTGTATGCGCCGACACCACGGCGGCACGACACGGTATATTATCCCTCGGACGATGACCGTCTGAGTGCCGTCAAGTCTGATCTTCGCGGATTTTATCAGATGTTCAATCTCAAGACACGCCTCTACCACGGCCTCTACCTCAATACCGGCTACCGGCTGGTTGACTTCTCCAAATCAGGCAACCTCATGCTCGGCCTCGGCTATACCTGGCGCTGA
- a CDS encoding site-specific integrase gives MKQSGLKVSFYLKKSEMSDDGLCPVMGRINVGRYSEAAFSAKLSASPKAWMLGRATGKSAASREINRQLDEIRASALSVYQELSAVRMGVTADDVKCQIQGMAFGQETLMGYFSTFIENFAKRVGVNRVHGTLKSYNYTYKCLATFLETEYKLSDIPFTAIDRSFIDKYDIYLRTQRRLATSTVGFHTTRLKMIVSEAITDGIITADPFAGYEAEKPQREQKFLTSEELHRIMTTPLHDSRLYHVRDLFLFSCYTGIPYGDMCLLTEDNLETAEDGTVWIRSSRKKTKVEYEIPLLELPLRIIEKYRGMAPEGKLLPMYSNSTLNAYLKRIAKICGIERRLVYHCGRHTYATEITLAHGVPLETVSRMLGHNRITTTQIYAKVTDDKIGTDTQNLDSRIASRFTVAI, from the coding sequence ATGAAACAGAGCGGATTAAAGGTTTCGTTCTACCTTAAAAAGAGCGAGATGTCGGATGACGGTCTGTGTCCGGTGATGGGGCGTATAAACGTAGGCAGATACTCGGAGGCAGCTTTCAGCGCGAAACTCTCGGCATCACCTAAGGCATGGATGCTCGGCCGTGCCACTGGCAAGAGCGCCGCGTCAAGGGAAATCAACCGCCAGCTTGACGAAATCAGGGCAAGCGCACTTTCCGTCTATCAGGAACTGTCGGCTGTCCGCATGGGCGTGACCGCCGATGATGTGAAGTGCCAGATACAGGGGATGGCTTTCGGACAGGAAACGCTGATGGGATATTTCAGCACATTCATAGAGAACTTCGCAAAGCGTGTCGGTGTGAACCGGGTTCATGGCACACTGAAATCATACAATTACACCTACAAATGCCTGGCAACATTTCTGGAAACGGAGTATAAGCTGTCGGATATTCCGTTTACGGCTATCGACCGTTCCTTCATAGACAAGTATGACATCTACCTGCGTACACAGCGCCGACTCGCCACCTCCACCGTGGGCTTTCATACAACACGGTTGAAGATGATAGTCTCGGAGGCTATCACCGACGGCATCATAACCGCAGATCCTTTTGCCGGATATGAGGCAGAAAAGCCGCAGCGTGAGCAGAAGTTTCTTACTTCGGAGGAACTCCACCGGATTATGACGACACCGCTCCACGACAGCCGTCTGTACCATGTCCGCGATCTCTTCCTGTTCTCCTGCTATACAGGCATTCCATACGGCGATATGTGTCTTCTGACGGAAGATAATCTTGAAACTGCCGAGGACGGTACGGTCTGGATCAGGTCCTCGCGAAAAAAGACGAAGGTGGAATATGAGATACCGTTGCTTGAGCTGCCATTGAGAATTATCGAGAAATACCGGGGAATGGCACCTGAAGGGAAACTCCTGCCGATGTACAGCAACTCCACCCTGAACGCATATCTGAAAAGGATTGCCAAGATATGCGGCATAGAGCGCAGGCTGGTCTATCACTGCGGGCGTCATACCTACGCCACCGAGATCACGCTTGCACATGGTGTGCCTCTTGAGACCGTCAGCCGTATGCTGGGCCATAACCGGATTACCACGACGCAGATTTACGCGAAAGTGACCGATGACAAAATCGGGACAGACACACAGAACCTTGACAGCCGGATAGCGTCACGCTTCACTGTCGCCATTTAA
- the hisB gene encoding bifunctional histidinol-phosphatase/imidazoleglycerol-phosphate dehydratase HisB codes for MPRALFIDRDGTLIVEPPVDYQVDSLEKLEFVPGALRAMHFIAGHLPYKLVMVTNQDGLGTPSFPEETFWPAHNKMLGALAGEGVKFDDIIIDRTFPEENAPTRKPGTALLGEYTSGGYNLADSYVIGDRLTDAMLARNLGANAILLAEPTEALYNEIASMGLDSTVVAVTRSWDSIAAILQGGVRRAGWSRATSETTISVEVNLDGSGHTDIHTGLGFFDHMLAQIGKHGAFDLKVHADGDLHVDEHHTIEDTAIVLGHTLREALGDKMGIERYGFVLPMDDSLCTVALDFGGRPWIVWDTEFHREKIGDMPTEMFFHFFKSLSDAAGMNLFVRAEGTNEHHKIEGIFKAFARALRQAVRRDPMHFTLPSSKGTL; via the coding sequence CTGCCGCGTGCGCTTTTTATAGACAGAGACGGGACTCTCATAGTAGAGCCCCCGGTGGATTATCAAGTCGATTCCCTTGAAAAACTGGAATTTGTACCCGGTGCACTACGTGCAATGCACTTTATCGCGGGACACCTCCCTTACAAGCTCGTAATGGTGACAAACCAGGACGGCCTCGGCACACCCTCTTTCCCGGAGGAGACTTTCTGGCCCGCCCACAACAAGATGCTTGGCGCTCTTGCCGGCGAGGGGGTGAAGTTTGATGATATTATCATCGACCGCACTTTTCCCGAGGAGAACGCACCGACACGCAAGCCCGGCACTGCATTGCTTGGCGAGTATACTTCGGGAGGATACAATCTCGCCGACTCATATGTAATCGGCGACAGGCTTACCGATGCAATGCTTGCACGCAATCTCGGTGCCAATGCCATCCTCCTGGCCGAGCCTACCGAAGCGCTGTATAATGAGATTGCATCCATGGGACTTGATTCAACTGTAGTGGCTGTGACACGCTCATGGGATTCAATTGCCGCAATACTTCAGGGTGGTGTGCGCAGGGCCGGCTGGTCGCGCGCCACTTCGGAGACAACTATTTCCGTAGAGGTAAATCTCGACGGGAGCGGACACACGGACATACATACCGGGTTGGGATTTTTCGACCATATGCTTGCGCAGATAGGCAAGCATGGCGCGTTCGACCTCAAGGTGCATGCCGACGGAGATCTCCATGTCGACGAGCACCATACCATCGAAGACACTGCAATTGTGCTCGGGCATACCCTGCGCGAGGCGCTTGGCGACAAGATGGGTATCGAGCGCTACGGATTTGTGCTGCCGATGGACGATTCGCTATGTACTGTCGCGCTTGATTTTGGCGGTCGTCCGTGGATTGTGTGGGATACGGAATTTCATCGCGAGAAAATCGGCGATATGCCTACCGAGATGTTTTTCCATTTTTTCAAGTCGCTTAGCGACGCTGCCGGGATGAATCTCTTTGTGCGCGCCGAGGGCACCAACGAGCATCACAAGATTGAAGGTATATTCAAGGCGTTCGCACGTGCGCTGCGTCAGGCCGTTCGCCGCGACCCGATGCACTTCACCTTACCCTCGTCGAAAGGTACACTCTGA
- the hisC gene encoding histidinol-phosphate transaminase: MTLQQLVRPNILAMQPYTCARNEYSGEARAWLDANENSMISGLNRYPDPLQTEVKCRLAGIRGVDVANIFLGVGSDECIDITYRTFCRPGVDNVVAIEPTYGMYSVCAAINDVEYRPVLLHDDFSIDEEALFAAVDANTKVLWICSPNNPTGNAYPLEQLERIASRFEGITVVDEAYVDFSTIGSMVPRLRRLPRLIVMQTFSKAWAAAAMRLGVAYAHSDIIGIFNNVKYPYNINILTQREALKVLDAADEVARVAGSLVSERNRLAETLLRLSVVKEVYPSDANFLLVATTDADGLYAWLRDKGIIVRNRSRVVLCEGCLRITVGTPDENAMLIDAMAAFPHG, from the coding sequence ATGACACTCCAACAGCTTGTCCGTCCCAACATATTGGCCATGCAGCCTTATACCTGTGCACGCAACGAATACTCAGGCGAGGCACGTGCATGGCTCGATGCCAATGAAAACAGCATGATTTCAGGACTCAACCGTTATCCTGACCCATTGCAGACGGAGGTAAAATGCCGTCTCGCCGGGATACGCGGAGTGGATGTCGCCAATATATTTCTTGGTGTGGGGAGCGATGAGTGTATCGATATTACCTACCGCACATTCTGCCGTCCGGGTGTCGATAATGTTGTGGCTATAGAGCCGACATATGGCATGTACAGTGTATGTGCGGCCATCAACGATGTGGAATACCGGCCCGTGCTTTTGCACGATGACTTCTCGATTGACGAGGAGGCTCTTTTTGCAGCTGTCGACGCAAATACCAAGGTGCTGTGGATATGCTCGCCCAACAATCCTACAGGCAACGCATATCCCCTTGAACAGCTTGAGCGTATAGCCTCGCGCTTTGAGGGGATAACAGTGGTCGATGAGGCTTATGTCGACTTCTCGACGATCGGGTCGATGGTGCCGCGTCTGCGACGTCTGCCGAGGCTTATCGTCATGCAGACATTTTCAAAGGCGTGGGCGGCTGCCGCAATGCGTCTGGGTGTAGCCTATGCCCATTCCGATATCATTGGCATATTCAACAATGTCAAATATCCGTATAATATAAATATCCTCACACAGCGCGAAGCCCTTAAAGTGCTCGATGCCGCCGATGAGGTGGCCCGTGTGGCCGGGTCTCTTGTCAGCGAGCGCAATCGTCTTGCCGAGACCCTTCTCCGGCTTTCTGTTGTTAAGGAGGTATACCCCTCTGATGCCAACTTCCTGCTTGTGGCCACCACCGATGCCGATGGCCTGTACGCATGGTTGCGCGACAAAGGCATAATCGTGCGCAATCGCTCGCGTGTGGTGCTATGTGAGGGATGTCTGCGTATTACCGTCGGCACACCCGATGAAAACGCCATGCTGATTGATGCCATGGCCGCTTTCCCTCATGGCTGA
- the prfH gene encoding peptide chain release factor H, which produces MKHYIQITAGRGPVECARAVILVARELLKVIPNLRLTDSEPHNQVEGCFMSMTFASDVIIPQSIVNEWQGTILWRSTRNPYRPVHKRSNWFVGVNFFDEVELPHIDESDIVYETCRSGGKGGQNVNKVETAVRATHISTGLSVKCSDERSQLQNKSLARERLLLKLRQINEKALADSQAHQWCNHDNLERGNPVKKFSGPL; this is translated from the coding sequence ATGAAACACTATATACAAATAACAGCCGGACGCGGGCCGGTGGAATGTGCCAGAGCCGTCATACTCGTGGCGCGTGAACTTCTCAAAGTAATTCCCAATCTGCGACTCACAGATAGTGAACCTCACAATCAGGTTGAAGGTTGCTTCATGTCTATGACATTTGCTTCTGACGTAATAATCCCACAGTCTATCGTCAATGAATGGCAGGGTACGATACTCTGGCGCTCTACCAGGAATCCCTATCGCCCGGTGCATAAGCGCAGCAACTGGTTTGTCGGCGTTAACTTTTTTGATGAAGTGGAACTGCCGCATATTGATGAATCGGATATTGTTTATGAAACCTGTCGGTCAGGTGGAAAAGGCGGTCAGAACGTCAACAAAGTAGAGACCGCAGTGCGGGCAACCCATATTTCAACCGGACTATCAGTAAAATGCTCTGATGAACGCTCACAGTTGCAAAACAAGTCTCTTGCGAGAGAACGACTGCTGTTGAAGCTCCGTCAGATAAACGAAAAAGCTCTTGCTGATTCTCAGGCACACCAGTGGTGCAATCACGACAACCTTGAACGTGGCAACCCCGTCAAGAAATTTTCAGGACCATTGTGA
- the hisD gene encoding histidinol dehydrogenase, whose protein sequence is MEILRYPDRHEWSRLTARAMASQASQVAATVRSIMDDVASRGDEALREYELRFTGSSLSDFAVSDEEIERASSLLSPALRHAIESAAQNIADFHRAEIPSPVTVETQPGVICMQRPVAIERVGLYIPGGNSPLFSTVLMLAVPAVIAGCPYIELCTPAGSDGNIHLAILYAAKVAGVGRIFRTGGAQAIAAMTFGTESIPRVDKIFGPGNRYVMEAKQQATLHGCAIDMPAGPSEVLVIADSNANPTFVASDFLSQAEHGPDSQSILLTTSEKLLDILPGVIDEMLDALPRRDMMLHSLDHSRLILMHDDDEMMEFSNQYAPEHLILNHRDADRLCGNVRNAGSVFIGPWSPESAGDYASGTNHTLPTSGYARAYSGVNIDSFMKKITFQKLTADGIATLAPVVVAMAEAESLDAHALAAKVRTSAGNQILQ, encoded by the coding sequence ATGGAAATACTGCGTTATCCCGACCGGCACGAATGGTCCCGGCTCACCGCAAGGGCCATGGCATCACAGGCGTCGCAGGTAGCTGCGACTGTCCGTTCCATTATGGACGATGTGGCTTCGCGTGGCGATGAGGCGCTACGTGAGTATGAATTGCGGTTCACAGGCTCTTCTTTGTCTGATTTCGCTGTAAGCGACGAAGAGATTGAGCGTGCGTCCTCATTGCTGTCGCCCGCTCTTCGACATGCTATAGAGAGTGCCGCACAGAATATCGCCGATTTCCATCGTGCCGAGATACCCTCGCCGGTGACGGTCGAGACTCAGCCGGGGGTAATATGCATGCAGCGGCCTGTGGCAATAGAGCGTGTCGGGCTATATATACCGGGTGGCAACTCGCCGTTGTTTTCCACAGTTCTGATGCTTGCGGTTCCGGCCGTCATAGCCGGCTGTCCCTATATAGAATTGTGTACACCTGCCGGATCGGATGGTAATATACATCTCGCCATACTCTATGCCGCCAAAGTGGCCGGGGTAGGGCGTATATTCCGCACGGGGGGCGCGCAGGCCATTGCCGCCATGACTTTCGGCACTGAAAGTATTCCGCGTGTCGACAAGATTTTCGGCCCCGGCAACCGCTATGTGATGGAAGCAAAGCAGCAGGCAACTCTGCACGGATGCGCTATCGACATGCCGGCCGGGCCCTCGGAGGTGCTTGTCATCGCCGACAGCAATGCCAATCCGACTTTTGTCGCCTCCGACTTTCTGTCGCAGGCCGAGCACGGGCCCGACAGCCAGTCGATATTGCTTACGACATCAGAGAAGTTGCTCGACATCCTCCCCGGCGTAATAGATGAGATGCTGGACGCTCTGCCGCGGCGCGACATGATGTTGCACTCGCTTGACCACAGCCGTCTCATTCTTATGCACGACGATGACGAGATGATGGAGTTCAGCAATCAGTATGCTCCGGAGCATCTGATTCTCAATCATCGCGACGCCGACCGTCTATGCGGAAATGTGCGCAATGCCGGTTCGGTATTTATCGGTCCATGGTCGCCCGAGAGTGCCGGTGACTATGCGTCGGGCACTAATCACACGCTTCCGACATCCGGTTACGCGCGCGCCTACAGTGGCGTGAATATTGATAGCTTCATGAAGAAAATCACTTTTCAGAAGCTGACCGCAGATGGTATCGCCACCCTTGCACCTGTCGTAGTCGCCATGGCCGAGGCCGAGAGCCTTGACGCGCATGCACTCGCTGCAAAAGTGCGTACTTCGGCCGGGAACCAGATACTTCAATAA
- a CDS encoding RtcB family protein has translation MIITGKTTSAEIFTDNIEQSALDWVIELCDHPAMEGVPIVQMPDVHAGNSCNVGTAYPIGMYVNPDHVGVDIGCTISMHRLSCAASPDDFPLLDHRIREAIPTGTDICPKNSLNEKELFRFLNSQYQKARSAAPELINEAPRIDARFITDFCRRIKLQEGIFYKSLGTLGGGNHFIEYGEDAESGDTWLTIHCGSRNLGVKVANHWRNIAQNPKRAKYIGCLWGDALCGYLSDMIIAQAYALYNHQIIRDRIFAILKKLCKAKCVESIFTTHNYISVTDDVPMLRKGAIDASEGRKIAIPFNMRDGIAICIGKGNEQWLNTAPHGAGRIMSRAQAKKQISMDDFQASMTGIYSSSVCSGTLDESPMAYKPACEILELIRPTVEVVAMIKPKLNIKDNGE, from the coding sequence ATGATAATTACAGGAAAAACGACATCGGCTGAGATTTTCACCGATAATATAGAGCAGTCGGCACTCGACTGGGTAATTGAATTGTGCGACCATCCGGCAATGGAGGGCGTGCCTATAGTGCAAATGCCCGACGTTCACGCCGGCAACTCATGCAATGTAGGCACAGCCTATCCGATAGGAATGTATGTCAATCCCGACCATGTCGGAGTTGACATTGGTTGCACTATCTCGATGCACCGTCTTTCGTGTGCCGCCAGCCCCGACGACTTTCCGCTGCTCGACCACCGTATTCGCGAGGCAATCCCGACAGGCACCGATATTTGTCCGAAGAACTCACTCAATGAGAAAGAGCTGTTTCGCTTTCTGAACTCTCAATATCAGAAGGCCCGCTCGGCTGCTCCCGAACTTATCAATGAGGCGCCTCGCATAGATGCACGATTCATCACAGACTTCTGCCGTCGCATCAAACTTCAGGAGGGCATCTTCTACAAAAGTCTCGGCACGCTCGGAGGCGGAAACCATTTCATTGAGTATGGAGAAGACGCCGAATCCGGAGACACTTGGCTGACCATTCACTGTGGCTCGCGAAATCTTGGAGTGAAGGTAGCCAACCATTGGCGCAATATAGCCCAAAATCCTAAACGGGCAAAATACATCGGCTGCCTTTGGGGCGATGCACTGTGTGGCTATCTCTCAGATATGATTATAGCCCAGGCCTATGCACTCTATAATCATCAGATTATCCGTGACCGCATATTCGCTATTCTCAAAAAACTGTGTAAGGCTAAGTGTGTTGAATCTATCTTTACCACCCATAATTATATATCGGTAACGGACGACGTGCCAATGTTAAGAAAAGGAGCGATTGACGCATCGGAAGGCAGGAAGATTGCAATTCCATTCAATATGCGCGACGGAATAGCAATCTGCATCGGAAAAGGTAATGAGCAATGGCTCAACACAGCTCCACACGGGGCCGGACGCATTATGAGCCGCGCCCAAGCCAAAAAACAAATTTCAATGGACGATTTTCAGGCTTCAATGACAGGCATCTATTCATCATCGGTATGCTCAGGCACACTTGATGAATCTCCGATGGCATACAAACCCGCCTGTGAGATACTCGAACTTATTCGACCGACAGTAGAGGTAGTCGCCATGATAAAACCTAAACTCAATATCAAAGACAACGGAGAATGA
- a CDS encoding RtcB family protein, with translation MKTNEDSHMGLKCMSAESRCAVAKPSIPIAIEGYDVKIFTDNIEEKALEQIKELLSIDVFSDKKIRIMPDVHAGAGCVIGFTGDLGDKVIPNIVGVDIGCGMRILNLGKLSEIDFHAFHEHILGNVPSGMIVREDRFGFKPLVGEEMEIYREAKQLVTELYCYRELKDTGRINKSIGSLGGGNHFIELDKDDEDNVYLVIHTGSRNLGKQVADIYQAKAVKHLTDGADELEETIKRTIEEYKAAGRRSKLQSVIKKLRKEHQDAEPNLPAALCYVEGYGREHYLHDMRLCQRWAVLNRKLISLLLMRFFPGVEVKEEFESVHNYISDDNIIRKGSISAADGERCIIPLNMRDGSLLCTGKGNPDWNCSAPHGAGRVLSRTQAYEKITMEDFEASMQGIYSESVNDFTRDESPMVYKPAEEIIANIGETVNIDTIIRPIFNFKASK, from the coding sequence ATGAAGACAAATGAAGATTCGCATATGGGATTGAAGTGCATGTCGGCTGAAAGCCGGTGCGCAGTGGCAAAGCCATCAATACCCATCGCAATAGAAGGATATGACGTAAAGATATTTACGGATAACATCGAGGAGAAGGCCTTGGAACAGATTAAGGAACTGCTTTCGATTGACGTGTTTTCAGATAAGAAAATACGCATCATGCCCGACGTACACGCCGGGGCTGGTTGCGTCATAGGGTTCACCGGCGACCTCGGAGACAAGGTAATTCCCAATATAGTAGGTGTTGACATTGGTTGCGGTATGCGCATCCTCAATCTCGGCAAACTCTCCGAGATTGACTTTCATGCATTCCACGAGCATATTCTCGGCAATGTCCCTTCGGGTATGATTGTGCGTGAAGACCGTTTCGGTTTCAAGCCTCTTGTCGGAGAGGAAATGGAAATCTACCGTGAGGCAAAGCAACTGGTGACGGAGCTCTATTGTTACCGTGAGCTGAAAGATACCGGGCGTATCAACAAGTCAATCGGCTCGCTCGGCGGCGGCAACCATTTCATCGAACTTGACAAGGATGATGAGGACAATGTTTATCTTGTTATCCATACCGGTTCACGCAACCTCGGCAAGCAGGTCGCTGACATCTATCAGGCAAAAGCAGTGAAACATCTTACCGACGGAGCCGATGAGTTGGAAGAAACAATCAAACGTACCATTGAGGAATACAAGGCGGCAGGGCGTCGTTCAAAATTGCAGAGCGTCATAAAGAAGTTGCGTAAGGAGCATCAGGACGCCGAGCCGAATCTTCCCGCCGCCCTTTGCTATGTCGAGGGTTACGGGCGTGAGCACTATCTCCACGATATGCGTCTCTGCCAGCGATGGGCTGTGCTCAACCGTAAGCTTATATCTCTATTGCTTATGCGATTCTTCCCCGGCGTGGAGGTAAAGGAGGAATTTGAATCCGTCCATAATTATATCAGCGATGATAATATCATCCGCAAAGGTTCTATCTCGGCTGCCGATGGTGAGCGTTGTATCATTCCTCTGAATATGCGCGACGGTTCATTGCTCTGCACCGGCAAGGGCAATCCGGACTGGAACTGTTCGGCGCCTCACGGAGCCGGACGAGTTTTGAGCCGCACTCAGGCATACGAGAAAATTACGATGGAAGACTTCGAGGCATCCATGCAGGGTATCTATTCGGAGTCGGTCAACGACTTCACTCGTGACGAATCGCCTATGGTCTATAAACCGGCAGAAGAGATCATAGCCAACATCGGTGAAACAGTCAATATTGACACTATCATCCGTCCAATCTTTAACTTCAAGGCATCAAAATGA